The sequence TATTGAATTTAGAAGGAGATAAGAAAATTATTCACTTAGATTTTCTTACAACATTTCAACTCCCAAGAATTACTGGACTCAAAACTTCCATTATTGATGTAAAGGTAAAAGACCAAATGGGAAATACTTACCTTGTAGAAATGCAATTAAGTGAAGTCACGGGATTTGACAAAAGAGTTCAATATTATGTTTCCAAGGAATACTCTTCTCAAATAGAAAAAGGAGATGATTATTCTAAACTTACACCGGTAGTTTTAGTAGGTATTTTGGAATTTGATTACTTTAAGGGTAATAACTATTTGACACGCCATTTACTTTTAAACGTAGAAACTTTGGAAAATGAATTAAAAGATATTAACTTTAATTTTATTGAGTTACCAAAATTCAAAAAAGAATTAAGTGAGTGTAAAACTCTTACTGACAAATGGATTTATTTTATTAAGAATGCAAAAAACTTAGAAGTAATACCACCTGACGTTAGTGATGAAGGATTAAAAGAAGCCTATACAGAATCGGATAAACATAATTGGACTAAAGATGAAT comes from Leptospiraceae bacterium and encodes:
- a CDS encoding Rpn family recombination-promoting nuclease/putative transposase, translating into MKFADPKNDVAFRKIFGNEAKKVILISFLNSILNLEGDKKIIHLDFLTTFQLPRITGLKTSIIDVKVKDQMGNTYLVEMQLSEVTGFDKRVQYYVSKEYSSQIEKGDDYSKLTPVVLVGILEFDYFKGNNYLTRHLLLNVETLENELKDINFNFIELPKFKKELSECKTLTDKWIYFIKNAKNLEVIPPDVSDEGLKEAYTESDKHNWTKDELASYDYFLMREQDERGKVELAEKRAEEKKGLEIAKNLKSIGVDLKSISKATGLSVEEIEKL